AAATTGAAGCCCCATGCTAGCCACCCAGAGGAGAGCACCTTCCTCCAGGGCATGTTTGGGGAGAAAAGCCTCCATTCATTGTTCATGGTAAATTCATAcagtaatattgtgtttgtatgtTAGATAAGATATACATTTCCGTCCCATTTGAACTGACAGTCCACATCCCTTTCACTCTCACCTCCTAATAGACACAATCTGTCTTTTCAGATTCATAATCGACTGCAGAATTATGAAGAGCGCAAACCCACTCCTGTCTTGAACAATGCTGCAAGTCTGTGCAGTGAAGTAAGTGGTTCAACAGCAAGTAAAGTGGATGCAAGTATTCATGTAGCACAAGTGTATGCCTTTAAAATGTTAGTCCAGACATCTCCAAAAAGGCTcatggggatgtaacgataacagcaatatcgcaATTTTGAAATTGGCACAATGTCATtgttgtcatgtcacaatatgattTAAAAGCTGGTAAAAGATGGTAAAAAGGTGAGGtgttattccatttgtgcagtcctagcaccctctggtggttcaTTTATTAGTACGGTTTAATTTGAATTAGGATTTAGTTTTTTGGGCCACTAAAGCAATTATCACTCCCATAAATCACTCAtaactgaaaatatttttcagcatCTCCATCAAAAACAATTACTTTTCTCCACTTCAGCCCAACAACAGCATTGTGAGCTACATAGACTGTGATATTTTGCACCACTGAGCAAATAGGAGCACATACCATGTGACATAGCCAAGACTATTTCTTTGTCACTGCTgtttaagggtgtcacgatttcgattttttatcgaaatcgatcgaaattacgtcacgatttcgagcatcgaaatagaagagaggacacacgattcgatgccccccccaccccgcgcccgccgccaccgccgccaccgccacctcccaggaaagcaaatgagacgcagccattcagctactagctaacggcacttgttagctgacttctcctgcagtcatgatggcaagcgcggacagacacagcaatggtgcttcaagccgctcccgcttctctcgtcaccagtttggaaacattttgcgttcccggtgagttatgtcgacaacgttcacgttgtcgataaaaagaccacagttgcaagatatgctatgtgcgcgtactgtactcggccacggtgttacgcccggctcgtcaaggggaagggaagtaacacaataacagaaaatatagagtagataaacacgggtcgactttaacatctgagtagttttaattgaaatttcaggcaggggtttgacaagggagtgaaagtggaaggtgaacaaataataaccgcatttgacagaactgacagaacggaggagaaacaacaataaccaataggggtataatacacggatacacaatagcgtcgcgctggcacagtcgtccaatcggagtgtcgcgctggcacagtcgtccaatcggagtgtcgcgctggcacagtcctccaatcagagtgtcgcgctggcgcattcaaactgaagtaccattatacgggcaccagccgacacaaacacacacatacatactaggggagcggagccggcggcgggcccgagccgctagccgtaacaacgggaaacacgacaaacatgacgggacatttacgcaggcatcacaaagatttagatttatcaaattcaactagaagtgggaaaacaacggtccaaccaactatttcatcctcatttacagtgaaacttccacacacttcagctcgcgcgaaacgccagatccataggtctatttatagcagcagacctgcagccttggaaaacgctggattcaaacatttaattagtgtacttgaaccacgctacagtatgcccagcaactgtaaatgttgggatatagtttgttcaggctgtatttgttccatgactttggttacaatatattttttgttgttgttgcacattgcacattattttaagaggaacgcacagcacactgttgtaaccaaaaacagtcaatagatggcaggcacccactgtgactttttgtttttgtttttttattttttattttacacttcagtaagaacaagacggttaactttatattgtaaataaattctttgaatttgatcattcctgcctaatgtcaattatcatatattacataaatttacacaaaaataatatggaaattgcatcacctatatgtagccgatcttttgaaataagatttactgtacaatgaatagaaccaatgatcatagactagccttagcctacagaagcatatgcctctgtgttataaagtgggggagcggaaaaaaaaaaaaaaatcgaaaaaaaaatcgaatcgtgaccccaaaatcgaaatttaaatcgaatcgtggagttggcgaatcgtgacacccctactgctgttatgtacaaaaacacaaaattgtgcATCCCCCCtgtggtatcgttacatccctaataggtAGATTGCTATAGCTAGGTATAGCCAGCTGGCAAGCTAGCCAgacagctagttagctagccagGTATCAGATAGCTAGCTGGCCagattgctagctagctagctatcagaGCGCTAGCTATCtctctagatagatagatagataaaataaaaatgttgaatttatgTTCTCAAAAGATGATAAAAGGTGAAACTATTTTTTCCAGTTGTCCGAGGAACTTAAAGGGCAATCAGTTCCAAAAGAAGTGAATGAGCTCCTCAAGCTATTGGCCAAGCCCCATTTGAAGGTGAAGATTTTAACCTGTGATGTATTATTTTCCAAACTGCTTGTTCTAAAAACCCATAATGCTCAATTTGAACATCTTTATGAGGATATATCTGCATACTGGGATAGTTTTGCTTTTATTATTCAATCTaatatttggttgttttttttgctcttgcTGAATTTGTGTGCTATTTCTCCACGTCTTCTTCTAGAGCCTTCTGTCAGTCCATGACATAGTTGCACAGAAAAACTATGACCCTGAACTACCTCCAATGCCTGAAGACCTCAACGATGATGAGGATTCTGTGAAAATCATAAGACTAGTTAAAAACAAGGAGCCCCTCGTAAGTGACTCGTTTTATCAAGTCGGTTACTTTTGGTGCTGTTTCAATTGAACTATTTTTGACAACTGGTAAGTAACAAAAACACGGAGACctcatatatatttaaatagcaATTCTCCTTCTTCATAGGGCGCTACGATAAAGCAAGACGATCTCACTGGAGCCATCCTTGTGGCCCGAATCATGAAAGGAGGGGCAGCAGACAGAAGTGGTTTGTTTCAATAATTAATAACATTTCAATACTATAACACAGAGTAGtcaatttcaatgtttttttttgttgttgtttttttttttatagtaaattTGCTCAAATTTCAAAGTGTAGTCTgtgatttgttttgtgtgtaACAGGCCTTATTCATGTCGGGGATGAGCTGAAGGAGGTCAATGGTATCCCTGTAGATGACAAGAAACCAGAGGAAATTATTCGTATTCTGGTacgtcttttttgttgttgttgttgtcttctcCACTTCCTTTATCAAAATAACCCTTTGTCATTTGTGAGACAAATACTTCCTTCCACTCATCCAGGAATCTATGACTTCCATATCTGTTCTTTCTTGGCGCTTTAACCGCTTGCATGGCTCTATCTAAACCGTGCTTCTGGAAAGTGACGCTATGTCCTGATGATTTTCCAGTAGAACTGAATTTCAAATTAGTAGATATGTATTAGTCACATAACCCACTGTATTTTGTCTCTTCGAATATTCAGGCTCAGTCACAAGGGGCCATTACCTTCAAAGTCATTCCTGCGGTCAAGGAGGATGTATTAATCAAGGAGCCAAAGGTGGGTACACAATTCATAATAGTCGATCTTTCTAGAATACTAGTTGCTTTTAGACTTTAAAGAAAGTAACAACAACccattttgtttctgtttccttTTCTCTTCATTCATTCAGATGTTTGTGAAGGCACTCTTTGACTATGACCCAAAAGACGACAAAGCCATCCCATGTAAAGAGGCCGGACTGGCCTTCAAAAAGGGCTCCATTCTTCAGATCATGAGCCAAGATGACGCAACCTGGTGGCAAGCCAAACATGAAGGGGACGCTAACCCCCGAGCTGGCTTAATCCCGTCCAAACAGTTTCAAGAGAGGTGAGAattaccaaaacaaacaaacaaaatcaccaTCACGACTCCGAACCCTCTCTGATCATGTTTATCGTCTGTTTTCCAGGAGACTTGCTTTACGAAGTCCTGCTGCAATTCTCCCCCCAATCCACAGGTCTTCAATTCGACGATCCAGTAAGTTTTTATTGTATAAGATCAGGAATTATGCAACTTTGTAAAATTAATCCAATGTTGTTTCCTGCCTCATTTGGAGGATTGCATCACCCTATAATGTAAATGCAATAAAGCACAATAATGTAGTATTTtcaccaataatgtaataaaagcCTGACTGATAttgtaataacataataataacaatgtaataccttattacattattggGGATACTATTTTTAAGACTGTTACTGTTACTGACTGTTAAAATTTGAATGGTAAATGTTTCAGCATTGATTTCAACCCacaaagtgtatttttaacacTGTCTGATTAAAATGCATTGAAGTGTTAGTTATTAGCCAGAGTTGATTCTTATTGTGTTAAACCAACTCTGCAGAGAGTTAATCGAAGTACGCTCCGCCCACTTGAGAGCCACAAGAGTTCTGAGAGTGCGAAGTGTTCCAGTTAAATGtacctgttcttttttttcttttttttattcatgttatgttgttaaataATCAAATGCGTGTTACGTTTACTGTTACATCATTGTTTTGGTGTTGTTTTATGTAATAAGGTATTATTACATTCTCGGTTAAAACATTAATCAAAGTAAGCTCACCCAATTGATTAGAACTGCTCGGCCGCGAAGACTTGTGGGATATGTTACAAtatatgatataataatgtaataatgtattaCATTGTCGTAAATATGTTATTACAATATCAGTCAGGACTTTGTTATTATGTCCTTGGcgacattattacattattgggtttgattacatttttgatcACGTTAAGTggaaattacattttcaggtaATTATTACATGATAGGGTGCTACTATATTTGTGTTGAACAGAATAATGACATATGGAAGAGATTCCATAGCCGAAGTCTGTGTTAATGTAGTTTCCGGTTGTAGCAATGTGCACTTagtttgggtaaaaaaataaaaaaataaaataaaaataaaaaaagacaataaatcAACAAACAATCATTTGTTGATTGGCCTGTGAGTCTCTGTCTGTTCTCGTGTGCCAACATCAGCTCATACTGTGGTTACATAGAAATCACTTTGTagagacaattattttgggaGTAGGTGTATGAGCTATTAAtagtattttttgcttttttaagaTGATGTGCCTGTAGAGTGTGGTAGGTATTTTCCTCTTTTTCCATTTCCCGCAAATCTTATTATGTTTTTGAATTGTAATCCAACCTTTTGGCTAACCTGCTTAATTTCATTTCTTGCTTCATTTGCTGTTTCTCACAGTTGAGGAAATTGAAGGTACAACTCAACTAACACAACTCAGTGGATAGGGTTTTAACTAGGGCCCGGCCGATTAATCAGCCGACAATTATAATcgtcggccgattattggccttcaaacatcggccaattgggccaaatggccgattattttccccttaaaattaTACCgaagaaaactgaagtttccgacgctgtgaaagtgccctgaatgcgccattttgcttgtgtagcattagcaactagcaagtgtgtagcctatgttattctggttattctgttgtccctatgtgtcctttaagctgtttaatgacaccccagttggagttaactgtaaaactaaatacacgttAAGAATCACATCCACTGTATAATTAATACATAacttgcttcgtttttaaaacatcgctagcctagtgcTAACAAGAAGTTAGCAAATTCTAACAGGAAGTTACATTGACttcaggagtgtttttccttcaaataacaaatatccacacacaaattttgtgggaacacatacccacagatgagataacactacgcaaaggcacaaattcccaatgtgtgaaaaatgagttattttaatataattcaattgcaactttcttctgtactcactttaagtgtgtacggcgtacacggcaccacactgcccccaagaggccaaaacgcacacgAACAGTCCGTATTCGttcctactgttttttttttttaatttcagttgctattattttagtttattctatttttgtttcgctttcttattatttttattttgtcattgtcctttcaagtATGCATTATTTATATTCTTAATAAATAACCGGCGGGCAGATTTATcggtaatctgtatttttttttctgccaaaaatcggtatcggcatcggcctcaaaaaatgcatatgTGTCGGGCCCTAGTTTTAACTAGTGTtgaacaaatgaagcttcatgaaagcttcatgtgatttttttttttttttactcctctagatggcactcttggtttaaatATGCAGTGGAAATTTTATCGAATTACACTATActggtttttatattttaaagcaaGAGCACTACGGGAGTAGAAAAATattacaagtgcttcatgaagcttcatgaagcttcatttttctCATCACTAGTTTTAACTATTATCATATAGTGGTCATGCAATAAGTGAAACATAACACTTTTTTCtgtaatataaaaatgtttttttcttctcacgtcatttatttc
This genomic window from Festucalex cinctus isolate MCC-2025b chromosome 20, RoL_Fcin_1.0, whole genome shotgun sequence contains:
- the mpp7a gene encoding MAGUK p55 subfamily member 7 isoform X1, with the protein product MPALTTAVGHEPGLYELLAALPSKLKPHASHPEESTFLQGMFGEKSLHSLFMIHNRLQNYEERKPTPVLNNAASLCSELSEELKGQSVPKEVNELLKLLAKPHLKSLLSVHDIVAQKNYDPELPPMPEDLNDDEDSVKIIRLVKNKEPLGATIKQDDLTGAILVARIMKGGAADRSGLIHVGDELKEVNGIPVDDKKPEEIIRILAQSQGAITFKVIPAVKEDVLIKEPKMFVKALFDYDPKDDKAIPCKEAGLAFKKGSILQIMSQDDATWWQAKHEGDANPRAGLIPSKQFQERRLALRSPAAILPPIHRSSIRRSNDVPVECVEEIEEDADFFSGSRGVGFRRSFRLSRKDKKTNKSMYECKKSEMYDTADVPTYEEVTKYQRQGRARHRLVILVGPTGVGLNELKRKLLISDPQHFSVTIPHTSRPKKNLENDGVEYHFISKQLFETDIHNNKFIEFGEYKGNYYGTSLDSIRSVLSKNKVCLLDVQPHTLKHLRTAEFKPFVVFVKPPTVERLRETRTTAKVISGKDDKGSAKSFTEEDFEEMVATAQTMENQYGHLFEKVIINDNLSEAFGELRVALKKVEMDTQWVPVSWTHT
- the mpp7a gene encoding MAGUK p55 subfamily member 7 isoform X2, encoding MPALTTAVGHEPGLYELLAALPSKLKPHASHPEESTFLQGMFGEKSLHSLFMIHNRLQNYEERKPTPVLNNAASLCSELSEELKGQSVPKEVNELLKLLAKPHLKSLLSVHDIVAQKNYDPELPPMPEDLNDDEDSVKIIRLVKNKEPLGATIKQDDLTGAILVARIMKGGAADRSGLIHVGDELKEVNGIPVDDKKPEEIIRILAQSQGAITFKVIPAVKEDVLIKEPKMFVKALFDYDPKDDKAIPCKEAGLAFKKGSILQIMSQDDATWWQAKHEGDANPRAGLIPSKQFQERRLALRSPAAILPPIHRSSIRRSNDVPVECEDADFFSGSRGVGFRRSFRLSRKDKKTNKSMYECKKSEMYDTADVPTYEEVTKYQRQGRARHRLVILVGPTGVGLNELKRKLLISDPQHFSVTIPHTSRPKKNLENDGVEYHFISKQLFETDIHNNKFIEFGEYKGNYYGTSLDSIRSVLSKNKVCLLDVQPHTLKHLRTAEFKPFVVFVKPPTVERLRETRTTAKVISGKDDKGSAKSFTEEDFEEMVATAQTMENQYGHLFEKVIINDNLSEAFGELRVALKKVEMDTQWVPVSWTHT
- the mpp7a gene encoding MAGUK p55 subfamily member 7 isoform X3, yielding MPALTTAVGHEPGLYELLAALPSKLKPHASHPEESTFLQGMFGEKSLHSLFMIHNRLQNYEERKPTPVLNNAASLCSELSEELKGQSVPKEVNELLKLLAKPHLKSLLSVHDIVAQKNYDPELPPMPEDLNDDEDSVKIIRLVKNKEPLGATIKQDDLTGAILVARIMKGGAADRSGLIHVGDELKEVNGIPVDDKKPEEIIRILAQSQGAITFKVIPAVKEDVLIKEPKMFVKALFDYDPKDDKAIPCKEAGLAFKKGSILQIMSQDDATWWQAKHEGDANPRAGLIPSKQFQERRLALRSPAAILPPIHRSSIRRSIEEIEEDADFFSGSRGVGFRRSFRLSRKDKKTNKSMYECKKSEMYDTADVPTYEEVTKYQRQGRARHRLVILVGPTGVGLNELKRKLLISDPQHFSVTIPHTSRPKKNLENDGVEYHFISKQLFETDIHNNKFIEFGEYKGNYYGTSLDSIRSVLSKNKVCLLDVQPHTLKHLRTAEFKPFVVFVKPPTVERLRETRTTAKVISGKDDKGSAKSFTEEDFEEMVATAQTMENQYGHLFEKVIINDNLSEAFGELRVALKKVEMDTQWVPVSWTHT
- the mpp7a gene encoding MAGUK p55 subfamily member 7 isoform X4; the encoded protein is MPALTTAVGHEPGLYELLAALPSKLKPHASHPEESTFLQGMFGEKSLHSLFMIHNRLQNYEERKPTPVLNNAASLCSELSEELKGQSVPKEVNELLKLLAKPHLKSLLSVHDIVAQKNYDPELPPMPEDLNDDEDSVKIIRLVKNKEPLGATIKQDDLTGAILVARIMKGGAADRSGLIHVGDELKEVNGIPVDDKKPEEIIRILAQSQGAITFKVIPAVKEDVLIKEPKMFVKALFDYDPKDDKAIPCKEAGLAFKKGSILQIMSQDDATWWQAKHEGDANPRAGLIPSKQFQERRLALRSPAAILPPIHRSSIRRSIGFRRSFRLSRKDKKTNKSMYECKKSEMYDTADVPTYEEVTKYQRQGRARHRLVILVGPTGVGLNELKRKLLISDPQHFSVTIPHTSRPKKNLENDGVEYHFISKQLFETDIHNNKFIEFGEYKGNYYGTSLDSIRSVLSKNKVCLLDVQPHTLKHLRTAEFKPFVVFVKPPTVERLRETRTTAKVISGKDDKGSAKSFTEEDFEEMVATAQTMENQYGHLFEKVIINDNLSEAFGELRVALKKVEMDTQWVPVSWTHT